The genomic stretch TCTCTTTGGTGGGCGGCCCGGCACTGAATCACCCGGGCGCGGTTTGATGTAGTAATTTTAAACAAATAATGACATCCAAAAATCGTTTTTCCAAGAAAAAAGTGCGCTTTGTGATATTTTTACTACCCAAAATACCGTAAAAAAGCGGTATAATCAGCGCGGTTTTACAATAACGATCGCCCATGCTTCAGGGAGTACCATAGATGGCCGCGAACCAGGCGCACCGTGACGACAATCTGCTTGAGGACATCCAGTCCCGGCTGGACAGCCTTAACAAATCCGAGCGCAAAGTGGCCGAGGCCATTCTCCGGGACCCGAGCGCGGCTACCCGCTACAGCATAGCTGCTCTGGCCCGGGCTGCCGACGTGAGCGAGCCCACGGTCAACCGGTTCTGCCGGGGGTTCTCGGCCACAGGCTTCCCGGACTTCAAGATCCGGCTGGCCCAGAGCATCGCAACAGGCACTCCCTACATAGGCCAGAATATCGAACCGGACGATACCGTTGCCGAATTCGCCGACAAGATTATGCTCAGCACCATTGCCAGCCTGGATAAATCACGCCAGGCCCTGGATCCAAAAGCCCTGGCCACGGCCATCGATTACCTGATCCAGGCCAAGCAGATCAATTTCTTTGGCATGGGCGGCTCGGCATCGGTGGCCCTGGACGCCCAGCACAAGTTTTTCCGCTTCAATATCCCGGTCATGTCCTACGACGATGCCCTGATGCAACGCATGGTTGCGGCGGGCGCCAATGTCGGCGATGTCATTGTCCTGATCTCCTACACCGGCCGGACCCGGGAAACAGTGGACATCGCCCAGTTGGCCCGGGCCAATGGTGCCACTGTGATCGGCATCACGAATCCGGACTCGCCCCTGGCGGAGATCTGCACGGTCGTGCTGGGCGTGACCGCGCCCGAGGACACCGAGGTGTACATGCCGATGTCGTCGCGCATTATTCACCTGACCGTTATCGACATCCTGGCAACCGGGGTAACCCTCAAGCGGGGCGTGGATTTCCTCGGCCACCTCAAGAAAATCAAGGAAAGCCTCAAACCCACCCGGTTCCCGCAAAACGACGCCTGAAAGGGGCGTCAGAAAAGCTGGCAAAGCGATAGATAGAGGGGCTCATCCTCCTACGCCCCTCCTCCCCCTGAAAACTCACCCCCCAAATTCTTCGGGGCGGATGATGTGCCCTCCCCTTCGTTACAACACTATGAAATCCGGTTTCCCAATGTCTGATTGGCAGAAGCTGCAATCGCGGGAACCGGAAGCCTGATTCGGCCAATACGGATGGATTTCGAATGGCCGGAGATTCCGCTTCCCTGACATTAAAACGACAAAAAGCACAGGACACAGATGATGCAAAACAAAAAGCGCTTCACGGTAAACAAACTTCCCCTCGCTGCTGCGATTACCGCGGCGGTGCTGGCTACCCCGGCCGTCGCCGTTGATTTTCACGGTTATGCCCGGGCTGGCGTCTCCAGCAATATTGGCAGTGGCGGTGAGCAAACCTGTTTCGGTAGCGGAGCTACTGGCCATTACGTCGGCCGCCTGGCCGATGAGTGCGACACTTATGCCGAGCTTGGCTTGGGCGAGGAACTGTTCAGCCAGGATGGCAAAACATTCCGTTTTGACTCAATGCTGTCGTACAGCGCCAATCGCCAGGGAAACGACTACCAGGCCCTGAACGGCTTCAACAACATCAACAATGTTGACTTCACCAACCAGGAAACCACGTCGAATAGCTCCGATCCTTACGGCGGCGGTGATATTGCCCTTCGCCAACTTTATGTTTCCGCCAAGAACGTTATCGAATTCCTGCCTGGCTCAACTCTCTGGGCTGGCAAGCGCTTCTACCAGCGCAAGGACATTCACCAGCTCGATCTGTTCTACCTCAGCAACTCCGGCTACGGCGCGGGTGTTGAGAACATCAAGGCAGGCTCGGGCCAGCTCTCTCTGGCCTACACCAATGCCGACACCAGTGATGGCGACAACTTCGTCCAGAATAACAAGTTCGATGTCAGGTATTCATTCCCCCTGGCCGGCGGGAACAATCTCGAGTTGATCGGCATCTACGCCATGGCCGACCTTACTGATGCCCAGGAAGCAGCGGGAATCAATGATGAGAATGGCTACTTCTTCACCGCCGAGCTCTCTTCAGGCGTGATGGGCGGCTTTAACAAGTTCGCCATCCAGTACGGTGCCGATTCCATGGGCTTCGCTGCCGCTGAAAATGGCAGCGGCGGTCGGGTCGACAACGGCAACGTGGCCGGATATTTCGAGTCCAGCTGGCGCCTTCTCAATCATGGGGTGATCAAACTGGGCAAAGGCTGGGACCTCGGCCATTCCGTTGTATACGAACAGGCCCAGTCTCATGACCCATCCGCGAAAGATGGCGAACGTCTGAGCATTGTCGCTCGCCCGATCTATAACTGGTCTCCGGTAATGAGTACGGCGATTGAAGTGGGTTACAGCGATACCGATCGCCCCTGGTTCGCCGAATCCCAGGATCTTGGGAAATTTGCCATTGCCCAACAGTGGCAAGCAGGTCCGGGATACTGGGCACGCCCTGTTATCCGTGTATACGCTGCAACCTTCTTCGGTGACGAGGCCGAAGCAGCGCGCGGCGGTGAAGGCATCGACGGAGATATCCAGGTCGGCGCCCAGATCGAAGCCTGGTGGTAAGGCTCTAAACGCCACACTCTCGTTGGACCTCTTGGGCCGGCATTTGCCGGCCCTTTTTTACGCCGATTTAAACACCGTTCTACCACCCCTCTCCTGATTCGCCTACGCCTCGAAAAGTTGCCCCCCGAAGGATGTCCTTTCGGTGCGATCGCGTAACCATGAATCTGGCCCGACTGGGTTCGAAGCCAAACAAAAACAATGGAAAAAGGGGATTTCCCATGCCTGAGCAAAAACTGGTTGCAGGTTTTTTCATGCTGGCGTTTACGCTGGCACTGACCGGCTGCAACTCCGGAAGCGACACTTCCTCGGCCGACGGTAGTGGCGGCGGCGTGAGCCAGACCGACGCATTAATCGAGCCGGACGAAAACGAAGCATTGCTTTATTACAAAAGAACGGACGAAAACTACACCGGCTGGGGCCTGCATCTTTGGAACAATCCCGCCGATGGCTGCAATGGCCTTGCCGAGGGTGTTCCAACGGAGTGGAGCAGCCCAAGGCTGCCCGATGGCATCAATGACACTTACGGCGCCTACTACCTGATTCCCATGCGCGAGGCCGGTGAGTGCATGAACTTCATCATGCACAAGGGCGCTGAAAAAGATCTGGGCGGTATTGACCATCGCTGGCATTTCGATGCTCTGGGCAACCGAATCTTTACACTCAGCGGAAGCCAGCAACTGTCGCAGAGCCCGATTGAGGCAAAAACCATCACCATCAGCGGCGCAAAAGCCCACTGGCTTGATGAAACTACCGTTGTCATCAAGGACGCCGACAACCTGGCCCGCCTTGAACTGCGCCATGACCAGAATGCGGGCATCCGCGTTACCGCAGACGAAACGCTCAGCGGCGGCCGGGTGATTCAGCTGTCAGCTTCGACCCTGCCGACCGCACTCGCGGAGCAGTTCCCCCACCTGGGCGACTGGCCCGCATTCGAGGTTCAGGCAGCAACCAGTGACATTAAAGCAGCCCTGAAGGGTCAGTTGGTTGCCGCCGGGTACAACAGCAGCGATGACCTGGTCTTCGCCACCGGGGTTCAGGTTCCCGGAGTTCTGGACGACCTGTTTGCCTATGACGGTGATCTGGGTGCCGTCGTAGAAGGAGCCGATGTGAATTTCGCCGTTTGGGCGCCAACCGCACAGAGCCTGCGAATACATGCCTTTGACGAGACAGGCTCATTACTCGCGGGCTACCCGGTAAACATGACCGAAACCGGAGGCGTCTGGCGCCACAGCGGAGATTTCGCTGAGCTGGATCATCAGTACTACCAGTACGAAATTTCCGTTTATCACCCGCGCACTGGTGAAATCGAAAATACCATGGTTTCGGATCCTTATGCCCTGAGCCTATCCGCTAACGGGCAATACGCACAGGTTGTCGATTTGGCAAACAGCCACAAACCTGCCGGCTGGGACACCCTGGCACCACCCGCCATGGCGGCTCCGGAAGATGTCGTAGTTTACGAGGCCCACATCCGGGATTTCAGTGCCACGGATGAGACACTGGAAAGAGCATTAAGGGGCAAGTACCGTGCGTTCACGGCCCCCGCCGATGGCAGTGTTGACAGCGTGGCACACCTCAAAGCCATGGCGGATGCCGGCGTAACCCACCTGCACCTGCTGCCGACCTTCGACCTTGCCACCGTCAACGAAAACCCGGACAACGTCGTCGACATTACCGACGATTTCAGTCGGCTGTGCAGGCTCTCCTCGGCAGCCGCCACGAACTACGCAAGCCTCTGCAACACTGGCAGAACCATTCGACAGGTTCTGGATGGCATGGATCCGCTGACTGGCGACGCCCAGGCTCTCTATAGCACCTTCAGGAGTCTGGACAGCTTCAACTGGGGCTACGATCCGGTGCACTACACCGTGCCGGAGGGCAGCTATGCCTCCGATGCCAACGGCGCCCAACGAATTCTGGAATTCCGCGAAATGGTGCAGGCTGCCACCGGGCTTGGCCTGAACGTAGTCATGGATGTGGTATACAACCACACCAACTCATCCGGGCTTGCCGAAAATTCTGTCCTGGACAAGCTGGTTCCGGGCTATTACCACCGCCAGAATCCGGAAACCGGAGCGGTTGAACATTCCACCTGCTGCGAGAATACCGCCAGCGAACACGCCATGATGGAAAAGCTCATGGTGGACTCACTGGTAACCTGGGCGGACCAGTACAGGATCTCCGGATTCCGCTTTGACCTCATGGGCCACCATATGCTCAGCAATATGGAGAAAGCGCTTGCAGCGGTAAAGGCGGTTGATCCGGACACCTACTTCTACGGGGAGGCCTGGAACTTCGGAGAAGTGGCCAATAATGCCCGGGGCCGGAACGCCATCCAGTCGAATATGGCAGGTACCGGCATCGGCTCTTTCAACGACCGGCTCCGGGATGCCGTTCGGGGCGGCGGCCCCTTTGACGGCGGCGATGCCATCCGCGCCAATCAGGGACTCGGCAATGGGCTCTTCACCTTCCCGAACGATCGCAACAGTGGCAGCGAAGACGAGAAAAACCGGCTTCTCCAGGTCAGCGACTGGGTTCGCATCGGTATTGCCGGCAGCCTGAGGGATTTCAGCTTTGAAACCGCCAATGGCGAGATCCTTAAGGGCTCCGAGATCGACTATAACGGGCAGAAAGCCGGCTACACCGACGATCCCCAGGAAATCATCAACTACGTGTCGAAGCACGACAACCAGACCCTGTGGGACAACAACCAATACAAGGCAGATTATGCCGCGACCACCATGGAGCGGGCGCAGATGCAGGTGGTCAGCCTGGCCGTACCCATCCTCAGCCAAGGCATCCCGTTCCTGCATATGGGCTCAGAGCTGCTGCGCTCGAAATCCATGGAACGCGACAGCTACGACTCCGGCGACTGGTACAACGAAGTGGACTTCAGTTACCAGAGCTCTGCCTGGAACCGGGGACTGCCTCGCCAGGACAAAGACGGCTCAAACTGGGATCTGATTACCGAAGTCATTCAATCCGCCGGAGCCAATGCGGTCCCGACACCTGAGGCCATCAGCTACACCAACGCCCAGGTTCAGAAGCTCATCGGGGTACGCAAGGACAGCCCGCTGTTCCGCCTGCAAACAGCCGAGGCTATCCAGAACCGGCTGCGCTTCCTGAATACCGGCACCGGACAGATTCCGGGCATGATTGGCTACAGCCTGCTGGATGATAACAGTAACGGCCTGGCAGATCTGGATGCGGTTAACGACGAAATCGTTGTTGTGATCAATGCCAGCAACAGCACTCAGATCCTCAACACGGCTCTGACCGGCGCCTTTGCGGTCCTGGCGGACACCTCACCAACTAACACGGCTAGCGCATCGGGCGGAGATTTCTCCGTTCCAGCGCTGTCCGTCGGGGTTTTTGCCCGCTGATCAACGCGTATTGAGACCACCACACAGCTACCGCCACACCCGGTGGCTTTTACTTTGACACCTCCGACGAAGTGCCACAGGTCTATATTAAAAAGGCCGAATAGCAGAAAAGCCCGGGCATTCGCACCGACTTTTCATCTCTACCGGGGCGCCAAACGG from Marinobacter subterrani encodes the following:
- a CDS encoding MurR/RpiR family transcriptional regulator; its protein translation is MAANQAHRDDNLLEDIQSRLDSLNKSERKVAEAILRDPSAATRYSIAALARAADVSEPTVNRFCRGFSATGFPDFKIRLAQSIATGTPYIGQNIEPDDTVAEFADKIMLSTIASLDKSRQALDPKALATAIDYLIQAKQINFFGMGGSASVALDAQHKFFRFNIPVMSYDDALMQRMVAAGANVGDVIVLISYTGRTRETVDIAQLARANGATVIGITNPDSPLAEICTVVLGVTAPEDTEVYMPMSSRIIHLTVIDILATGVTLKRGVDFLGHLKKIKESLKPTRFPQNDA
- the pulA gene encoding pullulanase-type alpha-1,6-glucosidase; amino-acid sequence: MPEQKLVAGFFMLAFTLALTGCNSGSDTSSADGSGGGVSQTDALIEPDENEALLYYKRTDENYTGWGLHLWNNPADGCNGLAEGVPTEWSSPRLPDGINDTYGAYYLIPMREAGECMNFIMHKGAEKDLGGIDHRWHFDALGNRIFTLSGSQQLSQSPIEAKTITISGAKAHWLDETTVVIKDADNLARLELRHDQNAGIRVTADETLSGGRVIQLSASTLPTALAEQFPHLGDWPAFEVQAATSDIKAALKGQLVAAGYNSSDDLVFATGVQVPGVLDDLFAYDGDLGAVVEGADVNFAVWAPTAQSLRIHAFDETGSLLAGYPVNMTETGGVWRHSGDFAELDHQYYQYEISVYHPRTGEIENTMVSDPYALSLSANGQYAQVVDLANSHKPAGWDTLAPPAMAAPEDVVVYEAHIRDFSATDETLERALRGKYRAFTAPADGSVDSVAHLKAMADAGVTHLHLLPTFDLATVNENPDNVVDITDDFSRLCRLSSAAATNYASLCNTGRTIRQVLDGMDPLTGDAQALYSTFRSLDSFNWGYDPVHYTVPEGSYASDANGAQRILEFREMVQAATGLGLNVVMDVVYNHTNSSGLAENSVLDKLVPGYYHRQNPETGAVEHSTCCENTASEHAMMEKLMVDSLVTWADQYRISGFRFDLMGHHMLSNMEKALAAVKAVDPDTYFYGEAWNFGEVANNARGRNAIQSNMAGTGIGSFNDRLRDAVRGGGPFDGGDAIRANQGLGNGLFTFPNDRNSGSEDEKNRLLQVSDWVRIGIAGSLRDFSFETANGEILKGSEIDYNGQKAGYTDDPQEIINYVSKHDNQTLWDNNQYKADYAATTMERAQMQVVSLAVPILSQGIPFLHMGSELLRSKSMERDSYDSGDWYNEVDFSYQSSAWNRGLPRQDKDGSNWDLITEVIQSAGANAVPTPEAISYTNAQVQKLIGVRKDSPLFRLQTAEAIQNRLRFLNTGTGQIPGMIGYSLLDDNSNGLADLDAVNDEIVVVINASNSTQILNTALTGAFAVLADTSPTNTASASGGDFSVPALSVGVFAR
- the lamB gene encoding maltoporin LamB, encoding MMQNKKRFTVNKLPLAAAITAAVLATPAVAVDFHGYARAGVSSNIGSGGEQTCFGSGATGHYVGRLADECDTYAELGLGEELFSQDGKTFRFDSMLSYSANRQGNDYQALNGFNNINNVDFTNQETTSNSSDPYGGGDIALRQLYVSAKNVIEFLPGSTLWAGKRFYQRKDIHQLDLFYLSNSGYGAGVENIKAGSGQLSLAYTNADTSDGDNFVQNNKFDVRYSFPLAGGNNLELIGIYAMADLTDAQEAAGINDENGYFFTAELSSGVMGGFNKFAIQYGADSMGFAAAENGSGGRVDNGNVAGYFESSWRLLNHGVIKLGKGWDLGHSVVYEQAQSHDPSAKDGERLSIVARPIYNWSPVMSTAIEVGYSDTDRPWFAESQDLGKFAIAQQWQAGPGYWARPVIRVYAATFFGDEAEAARGGEGIDGDIQVGAQIEAWW